A genome region from Pseudoalteromonas tetraodonis includes the following:
- a CDS encoding TonB-dependent receptor, translating into MKSIFKKSITAIAVSASLGLALPAVASDVIGTVNNINDNSSYTVKVKNPATGLERTLNISSEGTFRFASLPTGSYEIQILKGDAVVAEDRVRVSLGANSKANFDLNSFDSSGPEVIQVVGARISSIDLSTADSGLVITDAEIDRMPINRDLTSVALLAPGAVKGDSAFGNTASFGGSSVAENACYINGLEVTNTRQGLGCGEVPFEFYDQFQVKTGGYSAKFGRATGGTINTTTKGGTNEWEFSAVVQYQPDSLQEEGSISRGNNGAGQIFRDESYDSDNKTDVTLAVGGPLIEDTLFFYGLINPRDTESSYTWGGDEFSPNDQYREESASGGDNLFWGGKLDWDINENHRLSYFAYSNRRDIERSVYDYNNGVIGDRKDGALLKRGGEAQSLSYTGVLTEDLVVTAMAGTIETEYETQSENLICPSITDSRGTSNPITGCGAGGSFGANNDENTQYRLDIEYVWQDHQISFGIDYQERESERVSRPIGGHSYDYRTLAANGSFQADNGALTNNTGNVLQYVEDRVFDGGGSFKSELTAYYIEDNWQVTDDFAVTVGLRIDEFDSWGTTDKLLTSFKTDVAPRLGFTWDPTSTGDTKVYGTYGRYYLPVANNTIFRAASGVSDITTAYTYTGVDATTGAPTGLAPLADTLGSGGLANSQQVSGVPVIPEKDIFQAQEAEPFSKDEYILGVQQALNDEYTVGIKGVYREVATALDDYCGRYAYPYCVMINPGSSSSWYSDGYYWNGTDWGDSSFDNDGVPDEGSLTTYSADTIGLPKANNEYTAVEFNLNYQADTIRYQFGYTWARSVGNFEGAVKSDIGQADAGITQDFDFPAVMDGSQGYQPNDRRHTFKFFGSWEPVENLTVGWNATLQSGRPKSLFGQGYPSKDPNLNGGWGDTFYIYTNECPDTNGNGECEQEEKIYEKHDRGTNGRTPWTFNLDLSAAYDFTVSDIDMRASINVFNILNSQSEASVNEHYEQNEGEVNAYHDAAYSWQTPRYVRIGFEARF; encoded by the coding sequence ATGAAATCAATATTTAAGAAAAGTATAACGGCTATTGCCGTATCAGCATCCTTAGGTCTAGCATTACCTGCTGTTGCATCTGATGTAATAGGAACTGTTAATAATATTAATGATAATAGTTCTTACACTGTAAAAGTTAAAAACCCTGCAACTGGTTTAGAGCGTACTCTAAATATCTCTAGTGAAGGTACCTTTCGTTTTGCCTCCCTGCCTACAGGTAGTTACGAGATACAAATATTAAAAGGCGATGCTGTAGTTGCTGAAGACCGCGTTAGAGTCTCTTTAGGTGCCAATTCAAAAGCTAACTTTGACCTAAACAGTTTCGATTCTTCTGGCCCAGAGGTAATTCAAGTCGTTGGTGCTCGTATTTCATCAATAGATCTTTCAACAGCAGATTCGGGCCTAGTTATTACAGATGCTGAAATTGACAGAATGCCAATTAATCGTGATTTGACATCAGTTGCATTATTAGCACCTGGCGCAGTAAAAGGCGATAGCGCGTTTGGTAATACAGCATCATTTGGCGGTTCCTCTGTTGCAGAAAATGCGTGTTATATTAATGGATTAGAAGTTACTAATACTCGCCAAGGCTTAGGGTGTGGTGAAGTTCCGTTTGAATTTTATGATCAATTTCAAGTTAAAACAGGTGGTTATTCAGCCAAGTTTGGTCGAGCTACTGGTGGTACTATTAATACAACTACAAAAGGTGGTACTAACGAGTGGGAATTTTCTGCTGTAGTTCAGTACCAACCTGATTCTTTGCAAGAAGAGGGCAGCATTTCTCGTGGCAATAATGGAGCAGGTCAAATTTTCAGAGATGAAAGCTATGACTCTGATAACAAGACTGACGTTACACTTGCCGTTGGTGGCCCACTTATTGAAGACACACTTTTTTTCTATGGTTTAATAAACCCTCGTGATACTGAGTCGTCTTATACTTGGGGTGGAGATGAATTTTCACCGAACGATCAGTACCGAGAAGAATCTGCATCTGGCGGAGATAATTTATTCTGGGGTGGTAAACTCGATTGGGATATTAATGAAAACCATCGCTTAAGCTATTTTGCTTATTCAAATCGTCGTGATATTGAACGTTCTGTTTATGATTACAACAACGGTGTTATAGGCGACCGCAAAGATGGTGCATTACTTAAGCGTGGTGGCGAAGCGCAAAGCTTGAGTTACACAGGTGTACTAACTGAAGATTTAGTTGTCACAGCAATGGCTGGTACAATTGAGACTGAGTATGAAACGCAATCAGAAAACTTAATTTGCCCAAGTATTACAGATTCTCGTGGTACTTCTAATCCAATCACTGGTTGTGGTGCTGGTGGTAGCTTTGGTGCAAATAATGATGAAAATACTCAGTACCGCCTTGATATTGAGTATGTTTGGCAAGACCATCAGATTAGCTTTGGTATCGATTATCAAGAGCGTGAATCTGAGCGTGTGAGTCGTCCTATCGGTGGCCACAGTTATGATTACCGTACACTAGCGGCTAACGGCAGTTTTCAAGCTGATAATGGCGCATTAACAAACAATACTGGTAATGTATTGCAATACGTTGAAGATCGAGTGTTTGATGGTGGCGGTAGCTTTAAGTCAGAGCTTACGGCTTATTACATAGAAGATAATTGGCAAGTAACAGATGATTTTGCGGTAACTGTTGGCTTACGTATAGATGAGTTTGATAGTTGGGGCACAACAGATAAGCTACTTACAAGCTTCAAAACGGATGTTGCTCCTCGTTTAGGTTTCACGTGGGATCCAACGAGCACTGGCGACACTAAAGTATATGGTACTTATGGACGTTATTACTTACCTGTTGCAAATAACACTATTTTTCGTGCTGCTTCTGGGGTAAGTGATATTACTACTGCTTACACGTATACGGGTGTTGATGCAACGACAGGAGCACCTACAGGTTTGGCTCCTTTGGCGGATACTCTTGGCTCAGGCGGTTTAGCAAACTCACAACAAGTAAGTGGTGTTCCGGTTATCCCAGAAAAAGATATTTTCCAAGCGCAAGAAGCCGAACCATTTTCAAAAGATGAATATATTTTAGGTGTACAGCAAGCACTAAATGATGAGTACACTGTTGGTATTAAAGGTGTTTATCGTGAAGTTGCTACTGCATTAGATGATTACTGTGGTCGTTATGCTTACCCATATTGTGTGATGATTAATCCTGGTTCATCTTCTAGCTGGTATAGTGATGGTTACTATTGGAATGGTACTGATTGGGGTGATTCAAGCTTTGATAACGACGGTGTTCCAGATGAAGGTTCACTAACGACTTACTCTGCCGACACTATTGGTTTACCTAAGGCTAATAATGAATATACCGCCGTAGAGTTTAACTTAAATTATCAGGCTGATACGATTCGTTACCAGTTTGGTTATACATGGGCACGAAGTGTTGGTAACTTTGAAGGTGCTGTTAAATCCGATATTGGCCAAGCTGATGCGGGTATTACACAAGACTTCGACTTCCCAGCTGTAATGGATGGCTCTCAGGGTTATCAACCTAATGATCGTCGTCATACATTTAAATTCTTTGGTAGTTGGGAGCCAGTTGAAAACTTGACTGTAGGTTGGAATGCAACATTACAAAGTGGTCGTCCTAAAAGTTTATTCGGCCAAGGTTACCCGTCAAAAGATCCAAATCTAAATGGTGGTTGGGGTGATACTTTCTACATTTACACAAATGAGTGTCCTGATACCAATGGTAATGGTGAATGTGAGCAAGAAGAAAAAATCTATGAGAAGCATGACCGTGGTACAAATGGTCGTACACCATGGACATTTAACTTAGATTTATCTGCTGCATATGACTTTACTGTTTCAGATATTGATATGAGAGCATCAATCAATGTGTTCAACATATTAAATAGTCAGTCAGAAGCGTCTGTAAATGAGCATTACGAGCAAAATGAAGGCGAAGTTAATGCTTACCATGACGCTGCTTACTCTTGGCAGACTCCACGTTATGTTCGTATAGGGTTTGAAGCTCGATTCTAA
- the mrcB gene encoding penicillin-binding protein 1B: protein MAEKKKTSTSKPSTKRATKSSKSSARKSATKKTSSTTKRPLFKTLFSIFWKLSLATFIAIALYFIYLDAKITRQFEGNKWQLPAQVYARSMTFFPGQFLSEQEVLWELKRLNYTAVNRLSRTGQYIKTANSIKIFRRDFEFYDGLESAHVIELRFSGEKVVSIKDKFGRRLNTARLEPVQIARIGNDSKQDREFVPLDKFPDMLKNTLLVVEDRDFYDHHGVSVFSILRALYTNIRAGRTVQGGSTLTQQLAKNIYLTRERSLVRKINEAFIALILDYRYSKDQILEAYLNEVYLGQSYNQGVHGMGLAAEFYFAKPVDELEYDQIALLVAMVKGPSYYNPRRYKERAMERRDLVLRLMVDNKLISTKEYRASLKRAIDIAPMKASLQKSYPGYLELVNRELKQLLPDQDVLDAGVRVFTYFDLQKQTAMEESIQASLPYLERRPNTKELEAAMISVNVEKAGVSALVAGRDVRYSGFNRVLDTKRNIGSLVKPAVYLSALQLPHYNLATLLDDSPVQVTNEEGNVWQPENFDHQYRGAMPLYKAFSHSINIPAVNLGLDVGVDKVANTLRGLGAKGYINEYPSLLLGAIEMSSFEVAQLYTTIAADGEYRELTSISALTDSVGKVLYKHKVINEQRFDKDAMYMTKYAMKRVTKDGTAKRLNLHFPSIQLAGKTGTSNELRDSWFAGFDQNTVTVAWIGRDDNKSTGLTGSVGALETYIRYLKPLNPQAIADTRPPSIRWAFVNEQTGKQAPPGCGKVIQLPLRASEFKPRLECIR, encoded by the coding sequence ATGGCTGAAAAAAAGAAAACATCGACCAGTAAACCCTCGACTAAGCGCGCTACTAAGTCATCTAAATCATCGGCGCGAAAAAGTGCGACTAAAAAAACTTCAAGCACCACAAAACGGCCACTTTTTAAAACGTTGTTTTCTATTTTTTGGAAACTGAGTCTGGCGACGTTTATCGCCATTGCACTTTATTTTATTTACCTTGATGCAAAAATAACTCGCCAGTTTGAAGGTAATAAATGGCAACTTCCGGCACAAGTATATGCCCGCTCAATGACTTTTTTTCCAGGCCAGTTTTTATCAGAGCAAGAAGTTTTATGGGAGCTTAAGCGCTTAAACTACACGGCGGTTAATCGCTTAAGCCGGACTGGGCAGTATATTAAAACAGCCAATAGTATTAAGATTTTTCGTCGTGACTTTGAATTTTATGATGGTTTAGAGAGCGCTCATGTTATTGAATTGCGTTTCTCTGGAGAGAAGGTAGTCAGTATTAAAGATAAGTTTGGCCGTCGCTTAAACACTGCCAGATTAGAGCCTGTACAAATAGCCCGTATTGGTAATGACTCAAAACAAGATAGAGAGTTTGTACCATTAGATAAATTTCCTGACATGCTTAAAAATACCTTATTAGTAGTTGAAGACCGCGATTTTTATGATCATCACGGTGTATCGGTATTTTCAATTTTACGCGCTTTGTATACCAATATTCGCGCAGGGCGCACCGTGCAAGGGGGGAGTACATTAACCCAGCAGCTGGCTAAAAATATTTACCTTACCCGTGAGCGTTCGTTAGTGCGTAAAATTAATGAAGCCTTTATTGCGCTTATTCTTGATTACCGTTACTCAAAAGATCAGATTCTCGAAGCCTATTTAAACGAAGTGTACTTAGGTCAGTCATACAACCAAGGAGTACATGGAATGGGGCTGGCCGCCGAGTTTTACTTTGCCAAACCTGTTGATGAACTCGAGTACGACCAAATTGCCTTGCTGGTGGCTATGGTTAAAGGCCCATCTTATTACAATCCTAGACGTTACAAAGAACGTGCGATGGAGCGTCGTGACCTAGTGCTGCGTTTAATGGTCGATAACAAACTTATTTCTACTAAAGAGTATAGAGCCTCGTTAAAGCGCGCAATTGATATTGCACCAATGAAAGCCAGCTTGCAAAAGTCTTATCCAGGTTACTTAGAGTTGGTTAATCGCGAGCTTAAACAGCTACTACCCGATCAAGACGTATTGGATGCGGGTGTGCGTGTATTTACCTACTTCGATTTACAAAAACAAACCGCGATGGAAGAGTCGATTCAGGCCAGTTTACCTTATTTAGAAAGACGTCCAAATACCAAAGAGTTAGAAGCGGCGATGATCTCCGTTAATGTTGAAAAAGCCGGTGTATCAGCGTTAGTCGCTGGACGTGATGTACGCTACTCAGGATTTAACCGCGTGCTCGATACCAAACGAAATATTGGCTCATTAGTTAAACCTGCAGTGTATTTAAGTGCACTGCAGCTTCCTCATTATAACTTAGCGACGTTACTTGATGACTCGCCTGTTCAAGTCACCAACGAGGAGGGTAACGTATGGCAGCCAGAAAACTTTGATCATCAATACCGTGGTGCCATGCCTCTTTATAAAGCATTTAGCCACAGTATTAATATTCCGGCAGTTAACTTAGGGCTTGATGTAGGCGTGGATAAAGTGGCTAACACGCTCAGGGGATTAGGAGCTAAAGGCTATATTAATGAATACCCATCGTTATTATTAGGGGCTATTGAAATGTCGAGCTTTGAAGTGGCGCAGCTTTATACCACGATTGCAGCAGACGGTGAATACAGAGAGCTGACGTCTATTTCTGCGTTAACCGATTCTGTTGGTAAAGTACTTTATAAGCACAAAGTAATTAACGAGCAACGCTTTGATAAAGATGCCATGTACATGACCAAATATGCTATGAAGCGAGTAACTAAAGATGGCACCGCTAAGCGCTTAAACTTACATTTTCCGTCAATCCAGTTGGCAGGTAAAACAGGCACCAGTAATGAATTACGCGACAGCTGGTTTGCTGGATTTGATCAAAATACAGTGACGGTTGCATGGATAGGCCGTGACGATAATAAAAGCACCGGCTTAACTGGCAGTGTTGGCGCGCTTGAAACCTATATTCGTTATTTAAAACCGCTAAACCCGCAAGCAATTGCCGATACGCGTCCGCCTTCAATTAGGTGGGCATTTGTAAATGAGCAAACTGGGAAGCAAGCACCACCGGGCTGTGGCAAAGTGATTCAACTGCCACTTAGAGCCAGTGAGTTTAAACCAAGACTAGAATGTATTCGTTAA
- a CDS encoding response regulator — MLEKQLFDVITADNSAQALHILNHNRAIKLVITNHNLTDMNGFELIRAIRNVKSREQLAIIGLADVYSYGVATQFIKSSANDFLTKPFTHEEFHFRVVKTMESLWLGEAIRADLSLDATE; from the coding sequence ATGCTCGAAAAACAGTTATTTGATGTTATTACTGCTGATAATAGCGCTCAAGCATTGCATATACTTAACCATAATAGGGCAATTAAGTTAGTCATTACTAATCATAATTTAACTGATATGAATGGGTTTGAATTAATTAGAGCAATTCGAAATGTTAAAAGTCGTGAGCAATTAGCTATTATTGGTCTGGCCGATGTATATAGTTATGGTGTTGCCACGCAGTTTATTAAATCGAGTGCAAATGACTTTTTAACTAAGCCCTTTACTCATGAAGAGTTTCATTTTCGAGTGGTAAAAACTATGGAATCGCTATGGCTGGGTGAAGCTATAAGAGCTGATTTATCCCTCGACGCGACTGAGTAA
- a CDS encoding response regulator, which yields MQRVLIVEDNIRVQQVLKHTAAQYLDVLVDFASSLTQCKQLLSQTSYSLALVDLPLSGQSDMDVARYILSQGIPTLLMTTQLEESTRLKILELGIIDYIIKDNRDSYLYAIKLVAQLLRNQGRKALIVDNSLLSSSLNRVC from the coding sequence ATGCAACGGGTTTTAATTGTTGAAGATAATATTAGGGTACAGCAGGTACTCAAACATACTGCTGCTCAATACCTTGATGTTTTGGTTGATTTTGCCTCGTCACTTACTCAATGCAAACAACTCCTGAGCCAAACAAGTTACTCACTCGCCTTAGTTGATTTGCCACTTAGTGGACAAAGCGATATGGATGTTGCTCGCTATATTTTATCGCAAGGTATCCCTACGCTATTAATGACAACGCAATTAGAAGAGTCCACGCGCTTAAAAATACTGGAATTAGGGATTATTGATTACATTATTAAAGATAACCGCGATTCTTATCTTTACGCTATTAAATTAGTTGCACAGTTACTGCGTAATCAAGGGCGTAAGGCGCTAATTGTTGATAATTCCTTGTTAAGCAGTAGTTTGAATAGGGTCTGTTGA
- a CDS encoding START domain-containing protein — translation MAKHFCTLNLLQKCIILSLLCFVTNVYSQPSWQLYESKQGVSIYFQRLSDDTLKMKAETVVENTTAEDLIALLSDTDAAPRWIENIAKVKLLKYLSPSENLVYSFIDSPWPVANRDLVTYSCYTKRSALQTQLSIHARPDFLPQTKGVVRISTLDATWLLTQQANNLHIDYQVYALPGGSIPNWLNNRVALKSTFNTLINLAEILATKQYTAKPTVIRTGDCTHGELPRL, via the coding sequence ATGGCTAAGCACTTTTGCACGCTTAACTTGTTGCAAAAGTGCATTATTCTATCGCTTTTGTGTTTTGTTACAAATGTGTATTCACAGCCCTCTTGGCAGCTTTACGAGAGTAAACAGGGGGTGAGTATTTATTTTCAGCGTTTGAGCGATGATACCTTGAAAATGAAAGCTGAAACGGTGGTTGAAAATACCACAGCAGAAGATTTAATCGCCTTACTCAGTGATACCGATGCTGCTCCCCGCTGGATAGAAAATATTGCTAAAGTAAAATTACTGAAATATTTAAGCCCCTCAGAAAACCTTGTTTACAGCTTTATTGACTCCCCTTGGCCCGTTGCAAATAGAGATTTAGTCACGTATTCGTGCTATACAAAACGCAGCGCGTTGCAAACTCAACTTAGTATTCATGCCCGTCCTGATTTTTTACCTCAAACTAAAGGGGTAGTAAGAATAAGCACATTAGATGCGACGTGGTTACTGACTCAGCAAGCGAATAACTTGCATATTGACTATCAGGTTTATGCGTTACCAGGCGGAAGTATACCCAATTGGCTAAATAACCGAGTCGCTCTCAAAAGCACCTTTAACACGCTAATAAATTTAGCTGAAATACTTGCTACTAAGCAGTACACAGCAAAGCCAACCGTCATCCGTACTGGGGATTGCACACATGGCGAATTGCCGCGGTTATAA
- a CDS encoding P-II family nitrogen regulator encodes MKMISAIIKPFKLDDVREALADLGIEGMTVVDVKGFGRQRGHTELYRGAEYQVDFIPKIKLEIATRSENCQRVVETITKVAGTGKIGDGKIFVYDLDQIVRIRTGELDDDAI; translated from the coding sequence GTGAAAATGATCAGTGCAATAATAAAGCCATTCAAACTAGATGATGTGCGTGAAGCACTCGCTGATTTAGGCATCGAAGGAATGACAGTGGTTGACGTTAAGGGATTTGGACGTCAAAGAGGGCATACTGAGTTATACCGTGGTGCTGAATATCAGGTTGACTTTATACCTAAAATTAAACTTGAAATTGCTACTCGTAGTGAAAATTGCCAACGCGTTGTAGAAACCATTACCAAAGTCGCTGGAACGGGCAAAATTGGTGACGGCAAAATTTTTGTTTACGACCTAGACCAAATCGTCCGTATTCGTACTGGCGAGCTTGATGATGATGCAATTTAA
- a CDS encoding ammonium transporter, whose amino-acid sequence MENTIIELKFSLDTFYFLMSGILVMWMAAGFAMLEAGLVRSKNTTEILTKNIALYSIACTMFLLIGYNIMYVDNVEGGVIPSFGGLIGSQAADANHSLESDFFFQVVFVATAMSIVSGAVAERMKLWAFLVFTVVLTGLIYPIEGYWTWGGGFLSELGFVDFAGSAIVHATGAAAALAGVILLGARKGKYGKNGEIYPIPGSNLPLATLGTFILWMGWFGFNGGSQLLISDKENATAVGQILLNTNAAAAMGAISALFLCKLLWGKADLTMVLNGALAGLVVITADPLSPSPLMACLFGLLGGSLVILSIVALDKAKIDDPVGAISVHGVCGILGIVLVPVTNAEASIVNQLIGLLCIIGFVFIASFIVWAILKQTMGIRVTEEEELNGMDQHDCGIDAYPEFVSVRSN is encoded by the coding sequence ATGGAAAATACAATTATAGAGCTGAAGTTTTCGCTCGATACGTTTTACTTTTTAATGTCTGGCATCTTAGTCATGTGGATGGCAGCCGGTTTTGCAATGTTAGAAGCGGGTTTAGTGCGCTCTAAAAATACCACAGAAATTCTAACTAAAAATATCGCGCTTTATTCTATCGCGTGTACTATGTTTTTGTTGATAGGCTACAACATTATGTACGTAGATAATGTTGAAGGCGGTGTTATTCCTTCGTTTGGTGGCCTAATAGGTAGCCAAGCGGCAGATGCTAATCATTCGTTAGAGTCTGACTTTTTCTTCCAAGTAGTGTTTGTTGCAACGGCCATGTCTATCGTATCTGGCGCCGTAGCGGAGCGTATGAAGTTATGGGCTTTCTTAGTGTTTACTGTAGTACTAACAGGATTAATTTACCCAATTGAAGGTTACTGGACATGGGGTGGCGGCTTCTTATCTGAATTAGGCTTTGTTGATTTTGCAGGCTCTGCAATTGTACATGCAACGGGTGCGGCTGCAGCGCTTGCGGGTGTAATACTACTGGGTGCACGTAAAGGTAAATATGGTAAAAATGGTGAAATTTACCCAATTCCAGGTTCAAACTTGCCACTTGCTACATTGGGTACGTTTATTTTATGGATGGGTTGGTTTGGCTTTAACGGCGGATCACAGTTATTAATTTCAGATAAAGAAAACGCAACAGCGGTAGGTCAAATATTACTTAATACCAATGCTGCTGCAGCTATGGGGGCAATTTCAGCCTTGTTCTTATGTAAACTTTTATGGGGCAAAGCCGATTTAACCATGGTACTTAATGGTGCACTTGCAGGCTTAGTGGTTATTACTGCAGACCCATTATCACCATCACCACTAATGGCGTGTTTATTTGGCTTACTAGGTGGCTCATTAGTGATACTTAGTATTGTCGCACTGGACAAAGCGAAGATAGATGATCCCGTGGGTGCTATTTCTGTTCATGGTGTGTGTGGCATCCTAGGTATCGTGCTAGTACCTGTTACTAATGCTGAGGCCAGCATTGTTAATCAGTTGATTGGCCTACTATGTATTATTGGTTTTGTGTTTATTGCTTCATTCATTGTATGGGCAATCCTCAAGCAAACCATGGGTATTCGTGTTACCGAAGAAGAAGAGTTAAACGGTATGGATCAACACGATTGTGGTATTGATGCTTATCCAGAGTTTGTATCAGTTAGAAGTAATTAA
- a CDS encoding S10 family peptidase has translation MKFSRSLFLPIAAIALTLSSASFADNQRRIDIDSKVVTQHKAKINNERFSYTVATGTQPVWDDKGDAIATLQYTYYTRDKVDDRTKRPLLISFNGGPGSASVWMHLAYTGPRVLKIDDEGYPIQPYGVKDNPYSVLDVADIVYVNPVNTGYSRVVEDKDGNLLPKDKQKELFFGVNADIKYLAEWLNTFVSRNERWRSPKFLIGESYGTTRVSGLAHELQNSQWMYINGVVLVSPTDIGIKRDGPVKAANRLPYFAATAWYHKALSADLQAKDLDELLPEVEQFTVNELTPALAKGGFIAPDEKRRIIKKMAKYAGLSETFVSQNNLDIPTQFFWKELLRERGQMVGRLDSRYLGIDKRDAGESPDYWAELTSWLHSFTPAINYYLREELNYKTDIKYNLFGNVHPWDRSGNNTGENLRLAMAQNPYLNVMVQAGYFDGATNYFDAKYTMWQLDPSGKMQDRLSFKGYRSGHMMYLRHADLESSNNDLREFIKQSIPKDGQSAKY, from the coding sequence ATGAAATTTAGTCGAAGTCTATTTTTACCCATTGCCGCTATTGCGCTCACCCTAAGTAGCGCCTCGTTTGCCGATAATCAACGTCGCATTGATATTGACAGTAAAGTGGTTACCCAGCACAAAGCAAAAATAAATAATGAACGATTTTCTTACACAGTAGCAACTGGCACACAACCGGTATGGGATGACAAGGGAGACGCCATCGCAACCCTTCAATACACTTACTACACGCGCGATAAGGTCGATGATAGAACAAAGCGCCCATTACTTATTTCATTCAATGGTGGCCCAGGCTCAGCGTCAGTTTGGATGCATTTAGCATACACCGGCCCACGCGTTTTAAAAATTGACGACGAAGGCTACCCTATTCAACCTTACGGTGTTAAAGATAACCCTTACTCGGTTTTAGACGTAGCCGACATCGTTTACGTAAACCCTGTAAACACGGGTTATTCGCGTGTCGTTGAAGATAAAGATGGTAACCTTCTACCAAAGGATAAACAAAAAGAGTTATTTTTTGGTGTGAATGCCGATATAAAATATCTAGCAGAGTGGCTTAATACTTTTGTATCTCGCAATGAACGCTGGCGCTCTCCTAAATTTTTAATTGGTGAAAGCTATGGTACCACTCGTGTATCAGGCTTAGCGCATGAGCTACAAAATAGTCAATGGATGTACATTAACGGTGTTGTACTCGTTTCACCTACCGATATTGGTATTAAGCGCGATGGTCCTGTAAAAGCCGCTAACCGCTTACCTTACTTTGCAGCTACAGCCTGGTACCACAAGGCATTAAGCGCTGATTTACAAGCTAAAGACTTAGACGAGCTATTACCTGAAGTGGAACAGTTTACCGTTAATGAGCTCACTCCCGCGCTTGCAAAAGGCGGATTTATTGCCCCAGATGAAAAACGTCGTATTATTAAAAAAATGGCCAAATATGCAGGTCTATCTGAAACATTTGTTAGCCAAAATAACTTAGACATCCCGACACAATTTTTTTGGAAAGAGCTATTACGTGAACGCGGACAAATGGTTGGTCGTCTGGATTCTCGTTATTTAGGGATTGATAAGCGCGATGCCGGTGAATCACCAGATTACTGGGCAGAGCTTACATCGTGGCTGCACTCTTTTACCCCTGCAATTAACTACTACCTGCGTGAAGAGCTTAATTACAAAACCGACATCAAATATAACTTATTTGGTAACGTTCACCCATGGGATAGAAGCGGAAACAATACCGGTGAAAACTTGCGTTTAGCTATGGCTCAAAATCCGTATTTAAATGTGATGGTTCAGGCGGGCTATTTTGATGGTGCAACAAACTACTTTGATGCTAAATACACAATGTGGCAACTAGATCCAAGTGGCAAAATGCAAGATAGATTGAGCTTTAAAGGCTACCGCAGTGGCCACATGATGTACCTACGTCATGCAGATTTAGAAAGCTCTAACAACGATTTACGCGAGTTTATAAAACAGTCTATACCTAAAGACGGTCAATCCGCTAAATACTAA